Genomic segment of Arachnia propionica:
GCGTCAGGTGGCGATCATCGGCGTAGCCATGAATCTTCCCGGGGACATCAGGGATCTCGACGCTCTATGGAGACACAGCGCACGACAAGGAGACGCCGTGACTCCGATCGCTGACTCTCGTCCCGAGATTCTGAGGGATCATCTCCGGAACCACAGCTCCCTCCTAGGGTTCCCTGAATACGCTGCGTTCACATCTGACATCCGGGCCTTCGACGCAGCCTTCTTCGGAATCTCACCTGCCGAGGCTCGCGCCATGGATCCTCAGCAACGCAAAATGTTGGAGCTCACCTGGCACGTGCTTGAGGACGCCGGTTACCGGCCCGCGTCCCTGGCCGGTGCCCCGGTGGGAGTGCACTGTGCTGTCAATGCCGTCGACTACGGCGAGCTCCTGATCCAGGAGCCCCAGATCTTGGAATCTCTTGGTCCTTTCGCCGACCCTGGGGTACATCCATCGATGATCGCCAACCGTGTGTCCCGCTGGTTCGGCTTTTCCGGTCCCAGCGAGACCTACAACACGGCCTGCTCGAGCTCCTTGGTCGCCCTGCATCACGCGGTGCGGGCTCTACGTGACGGCTCGTGTGAGCTTGCGATCGCGGCGGGCGTCAACGCCCTTCTCAGCGCTCGCGGCTTCCACCAGATGAACCGTGCTGGAATGCTGTCGCCAGACGGGCGCTGCGCCGCCTTCGATCACCGGGGCAACGGATTCGTCCGCGCCGAGGGATTCGTCGCGGTACTGCTCAAGCCCTTGGAACTTGCGTTGAAGGATGGGGACCGTGTCCTAGCCGCCATTCTTGGTACCGCGATAGGGCATGACGGGCGAACCGATTCCTTGCGTGCCCCCAACCCGGCCGCACAGCGCGACCTTGTGATGGCCGCGATCCGGGACGCCGATGTCCCCGCGGAAACCATCAGTTACCTGGAAGCCCACGGTACCGGGACGGCTCTCGGTGACCCCATCGAGTTTGAGGGCCTCAGTGCCGCCTTCCAGCGACTTGCTCCAGGCATGCCGGAGGGCTCATGCGTCCTCGGGTCGGTCAAGACGAACCTTGGACACCTGGAGGCGGCGGCAGGACTAGCTGGTGTTGCGAAGGTGCTGGCTTGTTTCGCGCGGCGTGAGCTCCCAGGGCTCGGCCATTTCGAGCGGTTGAACCCCAACCTCGATACGGGCGGCTCCCCGTTCCGGATCGCCACCGCCAACGAGCCCTGGCAGCCGGATGGCGATGCGACGCCGCTTCGCTGTGGGATCAGTTCGTTTGGTTTCGGCGGTGCCAATGCCCACGTGATCCTAGAGGGCGGGTTCGACGCCGCGTCCGTTACCCGGGATGCCATTCTCCCCGTGCTCCTCGTGCTGTCGTCGTGTACCGCGGATGGCCTGCGCGCCGAGGCCGGCGCTTTGGCGGCGCACCTGGCGAGCCACCCGGAACGGGATCTGCGAACCACCGCGCTCGGTTTGATGGCCCGCCAGCCTCTTGAAGAGCGGTTGGCATTGATCGTCAGCGACCGGGACGAGGCCATCGCGCGGCTCGCAGAGTTTGCCGATATCGGAACCGCTTTTAGGATCCGTTGCGGGCGAGTTCCCACGAGCCATGTTCTGGCTTTGCCTACGCCGGGTACCTCCGCTGACGCCGTGAGTGATTGGCTCAACTCAGGCAACCTCGAAAGTGCCCAGGAGAGCTGGCTCGCGGGTCACCAGGTGCCGTGGGACGGACTGGGGTTCATGCCGGAGGCCGCTGGTCTGCCGGGACATGTCTTCGCCAAGACCTCGTTCTGGTACGACGACGTGCCTAGTCCTGAGTGCCCCAGCCTGGATAGACGGCTTCACCCGCTGGTCGCCTACAACACCTCAACCTTTGCGGAGCAGCGGTTCCGGATCGCCCTAGACCCGGCTGATGTTCTCGCCCGGCACCGCCAGGTGGACGGGGTGGCGTCGATGCCCAGTTCCGCACTGCTGGAGGCCGCGCGCTTCTGTTACGAAGTCGCATGCGGTGCATCCGGTCCTGTGGTCCTATCCGATCTCCTCTGGGCTCCCGAACAGCCGACGGCAGGACCCCTTGACATAGTCCTGGTTCCCTCCGGTGATGGCGCCGACTTCGATTTCCTCGACTCCGACGGCGCAGTGGTGTGCCAAGGAACGATCCGCGCCGGGACGCCGGCAACGCGCAGCGCGGCAAATTGGGGACTGGAGATTGTCGACCCAGCTGGCATAGCTGAAGAGTTCGCGACCGCTGGACTACGGCACGGCCCAGCTTATGGCTGCATCGTTGCCCTCTCGCTGGGTGAGCGGATGGCCTCAGCCCGGATCCGGTTGCCGGAGACCTTGGCCGCCCTTGAACAGCCGTACACGATCCAGCCGATGCTGCTGGCACGGGCGCTCGAGTTGGCCTGGCTCGCAATGAGACGGGAAGGGCTGGCGAGTAACACCACAGAGCCCTCGTATCTGGGCGAGATGGCTGTTCATCAAGCCATGGGACTTGAAGCCGACGTCGACGTGCGGGTCGGGTCGAGCGGCTGCGACATCACGATCCGCAATGAGGAACAGATTCTGGCGACTCTGACTGATGTCAGGTTCACCGAGATCGGACAGGTACAACGATGATGAAAATTCAGGGATCTACACCGCTTGCCCAGAAGAACGTCGCCTTCGAATCGGTGGCCTCCGCGCCGCACACGGGTGCGTTTCTGACGCACTGTCGGCAGCGCCCGAATGATGAGTTCCTCGGCATGCGCGACGCGAATGGAAACACCCGGCTGCTCTCAGGGACGAACCTTGTGGGAGCCACCGCGCGCATCGGCTCCTTTTTGGAGAACTTCCTTGAGCCACAGCAGCGGATCCTTATAGCCATTGATGATGGTCTCGACTTCTCGCAGGCCTTCCTCGGCTGTCTTCACGCGAACGTCACCGCCGTCGTCACCGCCACCAGCAACTTCACGGCGGACGACTGGGAACACCGCATCGGCCTACTCGTTGAGGATGCCTCCGTTACGGCCGTTCTCGCTGACGAAAGCACGGGGAGGCTCCTCAACGCCTCCAGGTTCCTTGACATGCTCGACATCTTGGAGTTCGACGATGCTCTGAAATATGAGGGTGAGCTGCGCGACCAGCGGCCCGTTGACGACGAAGACGTCGCACTCGTGCTCTACACCTCAGGTTCCACATCCAATCCCAAAGGTGTGTGCCTGACTCAGCAAGCGTTGTGGGACGGCGCCTGCGTGCATGCCGACTGGTGGCGCGTGCAGTCGTCGGACACGGTGTCGACCTGGCTCTCCAACGCCCACATCTTCGGACTCCATCTCAACCTGCTCGTTCCGCTGGCCGCTGGCTGTCGCAGTATCCAGCTTCGAAGCGACCTCTTCCTCGACGACCCGGTCGAGTGGCTGCGGGCGCTGCAGGCCGAACAGGCCACGCACACAGGTGCTCCGAACTTTGCGTTCGAACTTGCCGCACGCTGCGTTGCCGACCAAGCCCCCGATCTCGACCTCTCCTCGCTGAAGGCTGCCGTGTGCGCGGGCGAGCCGATCCGGTCGGCGACCGTTGCCGAGTTTTCTCGAACCTTGGGCTCTCGCGGGTTCAACGAGCATGCCTTCTGCCCTTACTACGCGGCGACCGAGACCCAGGCGATCACCGGTGCCCGTGCCGGTGAAGCCGTCCGTGAACTGCACGTCGACCCCCAGGCTCTGCTCGGCGGCTCCGCCATCGATCAGCCCGTAGACCAAGGCGGCCGCGCTCTCGTATCGTGTGGCAGGCCGGGGTCACACACCACCGTTCTCATCGTCGACGAGGCTGGAAGGGTCCTGCCCAGCCGCAAAGTCGGGGAGATATACGTAAAAACCCGTGACGTCGCCACAGGCTACCTGTCGGACCCGGAACTCACATCCCAGGTTTTCGACATGGGTGTCGACGGCCAGACGGGCTTCTACCGAACCGGTGACCTTGGCGTGATCGTTGACGGGGAGCTGTTCATCGTCGGACGCATCAGGGACATCCTGATCGCTGGCGGGAAGAACCACCACCTCGCCGACCTCGAGGAGACCGTACGCCGAGGCGTTCCCGGCCTTCCGGGGCGCACTGTCCTGGTCGCCGTGGACGATGAGCAGGCAGAACGGTTAGTCGCTCTTCAGGAGGCGGTTGAGACCCTCCCGGTTGAGGACATGCAGGACTTTTGCGAGCGCATCGTATCCGCACTCTCGATGACCCACGGGCTATCAGTCCATGACGTCGTAGTAGTACCGAGTGAGGCGTTCGCCGCATCGGCCAAGCTTCGTCGGCGAGAGCTTGGCCTCCAGTACCTTGAGGGGACTCTTCCTACGCTCTACAGCCGCCGCGGCGGCTTCGTCCCGAGGCCACCGCTTCCCGAAGACATGACCCTGGGGACCGAGCAGTGGCTCCCCGCACCCCATCCGGCTGCCGGACAGGGTCCTCGGGGCGCCACCCTCGTCTTCCTGGACGATGATCAGCTCCGCAGCGCCCTGGCAACGCAGTTCCGAACCCTCGGAATTGATGGTGAGTTGATGTGGGCTTCCGACATGAGCGACGGCCTAACCGGGCAGATGTCGGATGCCGAGCTGGCCGACCTGGCGCGTCGCGGTGGTGCCGTGAACGTCCTGCATCTGCATGCCCTTGAACGCCCCGGCATGACGGGTTCTCACCAACTTCCCCTCCGACTCCTCAGATCATGTCTCCGGGTAGGGCTGTCCCCCGAACGCATCATGATCGCCTCCCGGATGGAGAATGATTTGGCGCGCATTCACGTCGACTCGTGGATCGGTTTTGAGCGCTCCCTTAAGTGCATCCTTCCCGAGACGCGCCTCCAGATACTTGGTCTAGATGCAGAATGCACCGATGTCGCGGCTGTGGTGGCGTCGGAATGGGCAACGACCGAACCGTCCAGCGCCTTCTACGTGCAGGGGAGCCGGCTCATCTCCCAACAGCGTGATGCTGAGATCGGCCTGACCGGCGCCTCGCGGATGCGTCGTGGAGGCACCTACCTCGTCGTCGGTGGGCTCGGGGGCATCGGAATGGCCTTGGCCGAGCACCTGCTGACGGATTGGTCGGCCAACGTCGTACTCGTCGGCCGTGGCGCACCCCGACCCGAGGTAAAGCGAGTTCTGTCCGGGTTGGGATGCCCGGATCGGATCCTGGTGTGTCGAGCTGACGTTTCTGATTCGGCGGCTATGGACGCGGTCGTAGCGGATGTGCTGGCTCGCTTCGGCGACCTTCACGGTATCTTCCACGCCGGCGGGGTGCGTCCAGACAGCACTCTGGCGGAGAAGACCGACGAGCAGTTCCAGGCAGCTGTCGCCGCCAAGACCGACGGAACCCTTGTGCTCCAACGGCTGGCCGAGCAGCTCGATCTCGACTTCGTCGTGCTGTTCTCGTCGAGCGCCGCCATCGTCGGTGACTTCGGGGGCTGCGACTACTCCGTGGCCAATCGGTTCCAGATGGCGTGGGCGACCGCGCCTGCCTCGGGTCGCACGCATCGTCTTGCCGTCAACTGGCCGATGTGGGGCAGTCTCGGTATGGGAGAGGCGGACGAGGCTTCTTCGGCGCTGTCCGTCAGCATGAATGGACAGCGTCTGCTCCAACCTGCGGAGGGGCTGGCTGTGCTGGACCGGCTCCTCGAGCAGCCTGGACATCAGTACTCTGTCACGGTCGGGCAGCAGAGCTCGCGGCCGAGTGTTGTGGTAACAAAGACGGCTTCCGAGGCTGGGACCGCCGAGTCTCGGCCAGCCCCTACATCGTCGCTTCCCATCAATGCTCAGGTGGAGTGGGAGATCAAGGAAGTGATCGAGGAAATCCTCGCCGTCGCCCCATCAGACATCGATTCACAGGAACCTCTGCGGGATCTCGGATTCGATTCCGTCGCTCTAGTCGAGTTGGCGGGCATGCTCAACTGCCGGTTCGACCTGGCCCTGACGCCCGATGTGTTCTTCTCGCACAACACAGTGGCGCGCCTCGGAACACACTTGCTGGAGCAGCACGCAGACCGACTCGAAACACGCTACGGTGCACGCCGAAACGCAGCGACGAACCCAACCCGCGGCTCCCTGACTCGCCGGACCCGTTCGTCGGGCCAGCGCTTGGTCCCCAAGGATGGTCCGGTCGTCGAAGCTTCGTCGACAGACAACGTGGCGACGATTGCCAAGAGTTCTGCTGCCGCCTGGGTGACCGAGCCGTTGGCGCTCATCGGGCGTGCGGGACGATTCCCGGGTGCCCGCGACGTCGATGGGTTGTGGGAGATCCTGTCGGATGGCCGCTGCATGGTCGCCGAGCCGCCACGTGATCGAGCTGGCTGGTGGCGTGACGGCGAGGAATCCATCAGGTCGCTTGCCGCCATCGAGGGGCCTGGGGAGTTTGATCCGTTGTTCTTTGAGATTTCGCCGCGTGAGGCGGAGGCGATGGATCCGCGGCAGCGGTTGTTGTTGCAGGAGATGTGGCATGCGTTGGAGGATGCGGCGGTTGGGTCGCGGGAGTTGTCGGAGTCTCGGGTTGGAGTATTCGTTGGTATCGAGGAAGGGGACTACCAGCGAGTTGCCGGTGATGCTGGGACGGTGGCGTCCAATCACAACGCGATCCTGGCTGACAGGCTGTCCTATTTCTTGGATTTGACGGGGCCAGCGATGGCGATCAATACGGCGTGTTCGTCCGGGTTGGTGGCTTTCCATGAGGCGTGTAATGCCTTGCGTGCCGGTGAATGTGATTTGGCTGTTGTCGCCGCGGCGAACATCCTAGCAACATCGGAGCTGTATGACGCCATGTCTCGGGCTGGGATGTTGTCGGCTTCTGGGGTGTGTCGGGCTTTTGATGAGCGGGCTGATGGTTTGGTGCCTGGTGAGGCTGTGGTGGCTGTGGTGTTGCAGCGTCGTGATGAGGCGTTGCGGCGGGGGCGTCGGGTATTGGCGTCGGTGTTGGGTTCTGGTGTGAATGCGGATGGTCGGACTAATGGGATTACGGCTCCTTCGGGTGAGGCGCAGGAGTCGTTGATTCGTGGGGTGTTGGAGCGTTCGGGTGTTTCTGCGGATCGGGTGGGTCATGTGGTGGCTCATGGGACTGGGACGCGGTTGGGGGATCCGGTTGAGGTGAATGCGTTGGTGTCGGTTTTTGGTGGTGGGTCGTGTGTGGTTTCTTCGGTGAAGCCGAATGTGGGGCATGCGTTGGCGGCGTCGGGTTTGGTGTCGTTGGTGTCGTTGGTTGAGGGGATGCGGCATGAGTTGATTGCGCCGTCGATTTTGTGTGAGTGTCCTAGTGATTATGTGGATTGGGATTCGTCGGGTTTGGTGTTGGCGCGTGAGGGTGTGGCGTGGCCTGCGGGTGAGGGGGCTCGGATTGGGGCGGTTTCTGCTTTCGGGTTTAGTGGTACTAATGCTCATGTTCTCCTCGAAGCCGGAACCACGCTTTTAGAGGAGTTGGTGCCCGCCCCGGACGAGGCGGCGAGCGGGGCCTTGGTTCTCGCCCTGTCAGCCTGCACGGACGAGGTGCTTACCGTTCAGCTTGAGCAGCTCGCGGAATGGATGAAACGGTACGGTAACGACGAGGCCGTCCTGCCAAAGGTGGCGCACACGTTGCAGACCGGACGGCATCTGATGAACCATCGCTGCGCAGTCATCGCCTCGACGCTTGAAGAAGCAATCGTCCAGCTCAAGCGCGCCGCCAAGGGGGAGTCGGGCCGTGGCATTCATCGCGGCGTGGTGGATCGTGGTTTTGAGGCGCGCCGCCACCTCCAGCAACTCGTCGACCAAACGCTCATCCCAGACGCGGGCCCTGAGCGGTTCGAGGGCGTGAGCCTGCTTGCGGACCTGTTCTGCCAAGGGTATGACATAGGCTTGGCGCGGCAGTTCCCAGGGATTCCGGGCATTGTTTCCCTACCCGGCTATCCGTTCTCGCGCGATGTCTACTGGCTCGACGGCCGGGCAAACGGGCGAGCGATTGAGTTGCATCCTCTGGTACACAGGAACACCTCCCGGCTGGGGCGCGTCAGCTTCGAGTCCTCTTTCGACGCGGCTCCCGAGGCGATTGCTGCCCTTGAAATGGCGCGCGTGTCCTGTCTGTTGGCACTCGGACTCAACTCCGGCGACGTGGTTCTGACCGATGTGCAGTGGGGCGGCCCGCTGAGCACCGAGATGAGCATCAACGTTCAGGAGGGGAACGGCTCGGATCTCGAGTGGGCCTTCAACGATCCGACGGGCCGGATCCTCGTCCAAGGACGTGGACATGTGAGTTATGAGGAGTCGGTTACGCAACGCCGGCCCCTCAAAAGCCCGGACGTGGTTGAAGCCCCCGCACCCCGTGCCTACGACGAGACGACGGACATTGGGATCGTTCAGGTGCTCGCCACCATGTGTGGCGCCCTGGCAGGCGGCTCGTCGCTCTCCCTCGTAGACCTGGAATGGACGGCCCTTCCAGCCGCTGAAACCAAGATCACGAGGATTCGGACCCGCGCGCGCTGGACCGGCGACACGCTATCCGGTGACGCCGACCTCCTCAACGAGGACGGTGAGGTAATCGGCTCTGTGCGCGGGCTTCGTGGCGAATTGCGCAGGGCGGCCAGATCTTCGCAGGGACAGTGTCGGGCGGGTCACACAGACGGTCACGGCCTTGCCGCCCGGGTGGCGGACGATATCCGTCAGGTCATGGCCTCGGTCCTTGGTCTTCCTACCAACCAGATCGACGACGGCGAGAGCCTTGCCAGCTACGGATTCGACTCGCTTCGACTGACCGAGCTGGCTCGTGAACTCGGCGCGCGCCTGGGAGCGAAAGTCACCCCAGATCTGTTCTTCAGGCATCCCACTATCGGTCGGCTGCGCGATCACTTCACCGCGATCATCACGCCCTCCAGCAGTGAGGAGAGCGAAGTCGTGATGACGGACGAGGAGACGGTCGGCAGAGCCGTGGAACTCACCGGATGGCCCACCCGAAGCACGGGCGGTGCCCGTGAACCCGTCGCGATCGTTGGCATGGCGGGACGATTCCCGGGTGCCCGCGACGTCGACGCTTTCTGGAAGCTGCTCGCCTCCGGGACTAGCGCCGTAGCGACCCTGCCCTCGGACCGCCGGCCCTGGTGGACCCGAGCCGAGTCCTCCGGCGCCCCGTTGCGGGCCGGCTGGGTCGAGGGGCCGGGGGAGTTTGATCCGTTGTTCTTTGAGATTTCGCCGCGTGAGGCGGAGGCGATGGATCCGCGGCAGCGGTTGTTGTTGCAGGAGATGTGGCATGCGTTGGAGGATGCGGCGGTTGGGTCGCGGGAGTTGTCGGAGTCTCGGGTTGGAGTATTCGTCGGTGTCGAGGAGAGCAACTACCCACAGCCCTTCGATGAGCAGCCCCTGACCGCCAACAGTAACTCGGCCTTGGCCGGTCGGCTGTCCTATTTCTTGGATTTGACGGGGCCAGCGATGGCGATCAGTACGGCGTGTTCGTCCGGGTTGGTGGCTTTCCATGAGGCGTGTAATGCCTTGCGTGCCGGTGAATGTGATTTGGCTGTTGTCGCCGCGGCAGCGCTGCTGGCCAGTGAGAACGATTACCTGGTTATGTCTCGGGCTGGGATGTTGTCGGCTTCTGGGGTGTGTCGGGCTTTTGATGAGCGGGCTGATGGTTTGGTGCCTGGTGAGGCTGTGGTGGCTGTGGTGTTGCAGCGTCGTGATGAGGCGTTGCGGCGGGGGCGTCGGGTATTGGCGTCGGTGTTGGGTTCTGGTGTGAATGCGGATGGTCGGACTAATGGGATTACGGCTCCTTCGGGTGAGGCGCAGGAGTCGTTGATTCGTGGGGTGTTGGAGCGTTCGGGTGTTTCTGCGGATCGGGTGGGTCATGTGGTGGCTCATGGGACTGGGACGCGGTTGGGGGATCCGGTTGAGGTGAATGCGTTGGTGTCGGTTTTTGGTGGTGGGTCGTGTGTGGTTTCTTCGGTGAAGCCGAATGTGGGGCATGCGTTGGCGGCGTCGGGTTTGGTGTCGTTGGTGTCGTTGGTTGAGGGGATGCGGCATGAGTTGATTGCGCCGTCGATTTTGTGTGAGTGTCCTAGTGATTATGTGGATTGGGATTCGTCGGGTTTGGTGTTGGCGCGTGAGGGTGTGGCGTGGCCTGCGGGTGAGGGGGCTCGGATTGGGGCGGTTTCTGCTTTCGGGTTTAGTGGTACTAATGCTCATGTTCTCCTCGAAGCCGGAACCACACTGAGTAGTGATGGCCTGCGGTGGGAACAGGCTCCGTCCCCCGATTACTCCCTCATCGTTCTGTCGGCCCGTACGGAAGAGGCCCTTGATGTGCAACTCACCCAACTTGCTGATTGGCTTGACGGCGATGGGGCACGGGTACCGCTGCCAGCGGTCAGCCGGACCCTCGGCGAGGGCCGGGTCCATCAACAGTGCCGATTCTCCCTCGTCGCCACCGACACGGCAGATGCGGTTGAGAAATTGCGTCGTGAGGTGCGTCAGGAGCGTCCTGCGGGGAGCCATCGAGGCCGAGTGCGCCGAGGTTTCCAGCCCAATCCGGCATTGGCGCGAGTGCACGCGGAACTCATCGCGGGAACGCCCGGCACCGGCGGTGACGAACTGCAAGCACGTCTTGAGGCAATAGGGGAGTTGTTCTGTCAGGGATACGAGCCCGATTGGTCCGGTTTCTGGACCGGTAGCCGGCCTGAATTTGTGGGACTTCCGGGCTATCGCTTCGCAGCGGAGACCTATTGGGTAGAACCACCGAACTCCTGCGAGCTGCCCGCAAGTCTTCTAGAGCTAGAGGAAGACACGTCGACCTGGTCGATCGAGTACCAAGACCTATTCCCGGACGACACCTTCGTTCGTTGACTCCCATCATCTTGAAAGGCACAGAAATGATCTCCCAGGCGCTCGCCTCCCAAACAGCCTCTCGGACACTCGGGCTCGAGAGCCAACTCGGCTTGGCTAGAGCTGCGATTCATAAGGCTGTCGGGCAGAGGGAATGGATCCGGTTGGACATCACTTCGCCCTGCGTATCGCTTACCGTGACCCCATCCAACCCGCCAGTCGTGGATGTGAAGCCGGCCTCGGGATCAGGCTCGGTTGAGTGGACGGTTCGGCTCCGCGACGCGGACGGCTCCGCCGGGTTGTCCGGCCTCGCCCGGCTATCCGAGGCGCCTACGGGCGACCTGACAGCAGTGCGCGAGACCTGCCTGACCGAGGTCGCGACCCTATCCGGGACTGAGGGGACGTGGAGCCGCGGCTCTGACCCGCAACCAACCCTGGTGCGGCTGAAGGGCTTGGACAGGGTGCCCCACATCGCGGGCGGAGCACTCCCAGCCTTGTTGCCGGGAACCGTTCGTAGCTTGGAGGCCTCGTCTGACTTCGCGCCTGCGGCGTGGGCAGTGTTGCGCGACGAGCAGTGCGAGCTGTATGCCGCTGACGGGAACCTCGTCGGCCGGCTGCTCGCTGAGCCGGCACCCACGCTCGTCCCCAGCCCCGGTCGCAAGGGCTTCATGTCTGGCTGGAGCGCCCTCGAGTGCCTCGAGTGGGAACTCGCCGACACCCTTGCCGAGCTGCAGCGAGTCCCGGTGGATCAGATTGAGATTGACGAGGAACTGCGTTCCTACGGGCTAGATTCCATCAGCCTCGTCGAGTTCTGCGGAGTGGCCGGGGAACGGCTTGGGATAAGCCTGTTGCCAGACGTGTGTTACAGCCACCCGACTCTGCAGCGCCTGGCTGCGCATCTGATGAGCAAAGATTCGGAGACCCTCGCCCGCCGGTATGAGGAGCAGACTCGTGTGCCCCAGACGGTGCCGACTTTCGCCGAGAATGCCTCGGCTCCCGAGGAGCCTTCGCCTCTGGCGTCGGAGAACCACGAGGCGCCGCACTCCTCCGACAACCAAGAGCCGGTTTATGTGGTGGGGATGGCTGGTCGGTTCCCTGGTGCTGGTGATGTGTTGGGGTTGTGGTCGGTGTTGTGTGGTGGTGAGTCGGTTGTGGGGGATGTGTCTGGGTTGCGGCCGGGTTGGGGTGATGGTCGGCGTCGGGTGATGGGGGCGTTGGACGGGATCGACGAGTTCGACGCCAGGTTCTTCAACATCTCCCCCCGAGAAGCGGAACTGATGGATCCGCGGCAGCGGTTGTTGTTGCAGGAGATGTGGCATGCGTTGGAGGACGCCGGACTCAGCTCGGCCGATCTGACCGACAAACGCATCGGCGTGTATGTCGGTGCCGAGGACAGCGGATACCTCTCCAGGTTGGAAGCGGATACACCAATCACGGCCAATCATTCGGGTGTGTTGGCGTCTCGGTTGAGTTATTTTTTGGATTTGCGTGGTCCGGTTTTGGCGATTAATACGGCGTGTTCGTCGGGTTTGGTTGCGTTGCATGAGGCGTGGTTGTCGTTGCGTGCTGGTGAGTGTGATGTGGCGGTGGTTGCTGGGGCGCATGTGATTACTCATCCTGGTGCGTTTGATGCGATGGCTGATGCGGGGATGTTGTCTGGGTCGGGTTGTTGTTCGGCGTTTGGTGCTGCGGCTGATGGGATGGTTCCTGGTGAGGCTGTGGCGGTTGTGGTGTTGCAGCGTGGTGGTGTTCCTGGTCGTAGTTATGGGTCGGTTGTTGCGTCGGGTGTGAATTATGATGGTCGGACTAATGGGATTACTGCGCCGTCTGGTTCTGCTCAGGTTGATTTGTTGTCTGGTGTTTATGGTGTTGGGGGTGTGGATCCGGGTTCGGTGTCTCATGTGATGGCGCATGGGACGGGGACTAGGTTGGGGGATCCGGTTGAGGTTAATGCGTTGGGTGTGGTGTTTGGTGGTGGTGTGCCGGTTGCGTTGTCGTCGGTGAAGTCGTGTTTGGGGCATACGCAGGCTGCGTCGGGTTTGGTGTCGTTGATTGCGGTGTTGTTGGAGATGCGGTTTGGGGTGTTGGTGCCGTCGTTGAATGTGGGGGAGTTGAATCCGTTTGTTGCGTGGGATGAGTTGGGTTTGGAGGTTGTTGATCGGTGTCGTGAGTGGGGTGATGTTGGTGGTGTGTTGCGTCGTGCTGGGGTTTCGAGTTTTGGG
This window contains:
- a CDS encoding SDR family NAD(P)-dependent oxidoreductase, with amino-acid sequence MMKIQGSTPLAQKNVAFESVASAPHTGAFLTHCRQRPNDEFLGMRDANGNTRLLSGTNLVGATARIGSFLENFLEPQQRILIAIDDGLDFSQAFLGCLHANVTAVVTATSNFTADDWEHRIGLLVEDASVTAVLADESTGRLLNASRFLDMLDILEFDDALKYEGELRDQRPVDDEDVALVLYTSGSTSNPKGVCLTQQALWDGACVHADWWRVQSSDTVSTWLSNAHIFGLHLNLLVPLAAGCRSIQLRSDLFLDDPVEWLRALQAEQATHTGAPNFAFELAARCVADQAPDLDLSSLKAAVCAGEPIRSATVAEFSRTLGSRGFNEHAFCPYYAATETQAITGARAGEAVRELHVDPQALLGGSAIDQPVDQGGRALVSCGRPGSHTTVLIVDEAGRVLPSRKVGEIYVKTRDVATGYLSDPELTSQVFDMGVDGQTGFYRTGDLGVIVDGELFIVGRIRDILIAGGKNHHLADLEETVRRGVPGLPGRTVLVAVDDEQAERLVALQEAVETLPVEDMQDFCERIVSALSMTHGLSVHDVVVVPSEAFAASAKLRRRELGLQYLEGTLPTLYSRRGGFVPRPPLPEDMTLGTEQWLPAPHPAAGQGPRGATLVFLDDDQLRSALATQFRTLGIDGELMWASDMSDGLTGQMSDAELADLARRGGAVNVLHLHALERPGMTGSHQLPLRLLRSCLRVGLSPERIMIASRMENDLARIHVDSWIGFERSLKCILPETRLQILGLDAECTDVAAVVASEWATTEPSSAFYVQGSRLISQQRDAEIGLTGASRMRRGGTYLVVGGLGGIGMALAEHLLTDWSANVVLVGRGAPRPEVKRVLSGLGCPDRILVCRADVSDSAAMDAVVADVLARFGDLHGIFHAGGVRPDSTLAEKTDEQFQAAVAAKTDGTLVLQRLAEQLDLDFVVLFSSSAAIVGDFGGCDYSVANRFQMAWATAPASGRTHRLAVNWPMWGSLGMGEADEASSALSVSMNGQRLLQPAEGLAVLDRLLEQPGHQYSVTVGQQSSRPSVVVTKTASEAGTAESRPAPTSSLPINAQVEWEIKEVIEEILAVAPSDIDSQEPLRDLGFDSVALVELAGMLNCRFDLALTPDVFFSHNTVARLGTHLLEQHADRLETRYGARRNAATNPTRGSLTRRTRSSGQRLVPKDGPVVEASSTDNVATIAKSSAAAWVTEPLALIGRAGRFPGARDVDGLWEILSDGRCMVAEPPRDRAGWWRDGEESIRSLAAIEGPGEFDPLFFEISPREAEAMDPRQRLLLQEMWHALEDAAVGSRELSESRVGVFVGIEEGDYQRVAGDAGTVASNHNAILADRLSYFLDLTGPAMAINTACSSGLVAFHEACNALRAGECDLAVVAAANILATSELYDAMSRAGMLSASGVCRAFDERADGLVPGEAVVAVVLQRRDEALRRGRRVLASVLGSGVNADGRTNGITAPSGEAQESLIRGVLERSGVSADRVGHVVAHGTGTRLGDPVEVNALVSVFGGGSCVVSSVKPNVGHALAASGLVSLVSLVEGMRHELIAPSILCECPSDYVDWDSSGLVLAREGVAWPAGEGARIGAVSAFGFSGTNAHVLLEAGTTLLEELVPAPDEAASGALVLALSACTDEVLTVQLEQLAEWMKRYGNDEAVLPKVAHTLQTGRHLMNHRCAVIASTLEEAIVQLKRAAKGESGRGIHRGVVDRGFEARRHLQQLVDQTLIPDAGPERFEGVSLLADLFCQGYDIGLARQFPGIPGIVSLPGYPFSRDVYWLDGRANGRAIELHPLVHRNTSRLGRVSFESSFDAAPEAIAALEMARVSCLLALGLNSGDVVLTDVQWGGPLSTEMSINVQEGNGSDLEWAFNDPTGRILVQGRGHVSYEESVTQRRPLKSPDVVEAPAPRAYDETTDIGIVQVLATMCGALAGGSSLSLVDLEWTALPAAETKITRIRTRARWTGDTLSGDADLLNEDGEVIGSVRGLRGELRRAARSSQGQCRAGHTDGHGLAARVADDIRQVMASVLGLPTNQIDDGESLASYGFDSLRLTELARELGARLGAKVTPDLFFRHPTIGRLRDHFTAIITPSSSEESEVVMTDEETVGRAVELTGWPTRSTGGAREPVAIVGMAGRFPGARDVDAFWKLLASGTSAVATLPSDRRPWWTRAESSGAPLRAGWVEGPGEFDPLFFEISPREAEAMDPRQRLLLQEMWHALEDAAVGSRELSESRVGVFVGVEESNYPQPFDEQPLTANSNSALAGRLSYFLDLTGPAMAISTACSSGLVAFHEACNALRAGECDLAVVAAAALLASENDYLVMSRAGMLSASGVCRAFDERADGLVPGEAVVAVVLQRRDEALRRGRRVLASVLGSGVNADGRTNGITAPSGEAQESLIRGVLERSGVSADRVGHVVAHGTGTRLGDPVEVNALVSVFGGGSCVVSSVKPNVGHALAASGLVSLVSLVEGMRHELIAPSILCECPSDYVDWDSSGLVLAREGVAWPAGEGARIGAVSAFGFSGTNAHVLLEAGTTLSSDGLRWEQAPSPDYSLIVLSARTEEALDVQLTQLADWLDGDGARVPLPAVSRTLGEGRVHQQCRFSLVATDTADAVEKLRREVRQERPAGSHRGRVRRGFQPNPALARVHAELIAGTPGTGGDELQARLEAIGELFCQGYEPDWSGFWTGSRPEFVGLPGYRFAAETYWVEPPNSCELPASLLELEEDTSTWSIEYQDLFPDDTFVR